The nucleotide sequence AACCCCAGGAAATTTTGCCAGCTGACTCTCTTTCCTCCAGTGAGTCAGCTGGCagctttttaaaagaagtagACCGAGACATAGAACAACTAGTGAAGTGTACAGACACCAAGAAAGAGAACCTGAATGAGGTGGTATCTGCTTTGACGGCACAACAAGTTCGTTTTGAACGTGATAACAAAACTACGCAACCTAAGGATCCCTACTATGGAGCAGACTGGGGAATAGGTTGGTGGACAGCTGTAGTGATAATGTTGATAGTTGGTATTATAACACCAGTATTTTATTTGCTATATTATGAAATTTTAGCTAAAGCAGATGTTAGTCATCATTCAACAGTGGACTCTTCACATTTGCATTCGGGAATCACACCTCCGTCACAacatagggaaatggaaaatgTAATTTCTCCAACTAAAGGAGTACATATTGGCCAACAAGAAGACCAGATACTGTATAGCCAGGATTCTCATTCACCTGTGCTCAACACAAAACATAGCACTTAGCTCATAGTCACTGTGTTAATAATTACATACATCTAGAATGTGTTTACTCAGTTATATCCAGTACCCACTTCAGATGCAGACTTTAgggagattaaggtgcttttcTTACCTTCCTAAAATTTAAGCCATTTAAAAGTGTTATCAGATCCCTACGGTTGAAGATGTTATTACTGAGCTGGCAATCCAGGTGTTAATATGAATACTTAAAGAATTTGAATACGTGTTTAGGAAGTTCTTTCTTGGAATACATGTTTCATTATTCGAGATTAtgttaaattttatcttttaagtCATTTTTGATTAAGGTTTTGATAAATTTGTGAAATAGAATGATAGTCTCTGATGTCTGCAGCTGAAGAAAATTTTGTACTGTGACCCACCACAAAATTTAATTGCGAAAAAAGTATGGTTCTGCAGTTATTTGATAGCAAGACTccatatttgaaattttaaaaacatgcttATGCAGCAAATGTACTATGAAATCTTAAACAGAAACAAATGGAAACATAATGTGTAATTTATGTAACAAAGACTAGGACattgattaaatatttttaagaccCCCCCCTAAAAATGTGCTGTGGTTGGAAGTTGCCAATTGGTGACTAGAACACTGGAATAGGTAaaacctaaattttttttttcataaaaaacgCTTTAAGACAGACCTTTTGACCTCACAtctgtttctgttttaaaatgataCTTGCTTCTGTTATTTGAAAGCACTTTTCGTAGTTCCTTGATGAAAGTGTCATACATGTACAGATAAGCATTATTTAGGAAATGACACTTACATACTGTGATGCCTTAATTATATTTAATGCCTTATATTAGTTTATGTAAGTTTATAAccactttaaaacaaaaactaggaGTGTAGACGGTCCATTCAGATTCATAGGCTGTCAGTACAAAGCTGTGTAAATTTATTTCTACCTTCACTTGAAAGCACAAGTTCATGGGATTCTGCCTCTGGTTTCTGGAAAGAAATGTTAAAacattcccccccccgccccccaaactaCAGCATAAAATTGAGGAATACAGAGGTATAAAGATAGAGTGAATGCTTGATAAGTGTTCCTTTCTCTGATCTACTGTGGATCAGCCACAGTCTGGCTAAATGAGAATTTGCATACTAGCTCcattgtttttaaatgtttttaatatagCTAAAGTGACTCAAAAAAATGAGACTTGGTGGAGTCTGGATTACCTGTTTTTGTATAAGATATATAATGCCATCTCATTTTCTGGGCATTATATCCTGACATTTAATGTTTCTCCTTTTTGAACAGTCATTTTATATCTCAACTGCCAATATTTAGACAGTTATATGCAAAAATATTCATGGTAGTGAGGATTTTATATACTTTCAAGAGGAAAGCCTGGTAAAAGAACAGgagaagaaatcatttttaatgtcTGGGATGTATCAGAGAACTTcagaaaattaccaaaaaagtgtTTAGTAAGGAAGTTCTAGTGAGTTGCTCCTTTAGTTAGAATAATTTGTTTTAATGTGCCTTGGGCATCTTGGAATATGGAGTGTTATCTTTATGTTCAGTGTTAACTTGGCCAGTTTACATTCTGCTGAAAAATCAAGTTTAGGGCAGAAAGTGAAGATTTATCTTAGGGTGGATCAGGATACCTGTCATTTGAAGAACTTCCCTCACAACAAATAGATCAGAGTTTGATTCCTTTTGGGTAGTTTTACTTTGTGACAACTGTGtcattacttctttttaaaataagaggGTGTACTTGATTAAAAATCATCTGTCTTACACAGTGTCTTTTTTGAAGAAAATGCAACATATATACTTCATGAAACAatagttcctttttcttttaaatatttcgaTCAATTgaatataatttgaaatattCTGTGTGTAATTACAGttgaatctttttaaaaaggaatttaaaCATTTAGTCAATTTAGAATTATCATTTTCAAGAAGtattatttaatatacattaaaTTTGTAGCCAATGCAAATTACATGGTGTAACCCAGGTAGTTTTTTAAGCACAATTATTGATGAATATTATATACTTTGTGTTGAAATCGTCATTTGAATTGACTTGGAGGCTATACATTTGTCATATTTGTTTCTAAATGTAATTTACAAAACTTAATCACTGCATTTGATTCATCTAAACATTTGGAGTTTCAAGTGAAGAGGTAAATGTGACTATGGTTGTTTTGAACTATTGAATGGACCTTTAAATGTTTGCTGTCttctaggaaaaagaaatatgtcCCGCTGGAGCTAAGAATTAGAAAAACAGCTGTAATGTCATCTGGAAATAATCTCCAGatgacttgatttttttcaatgcCCTAAAAAAGTTCTCTGAATGAACCACTATTTAGTAATTTGTTCTTTTAAGTAGATTACTTCTAAGATGACCTACTTGGAAATATGAAGGATATAGTTAATTTTAGTAATATCATGAAGCAAAGGTCCAGTCTAGATAAAGTGTTACAAGTGAAGGTGGAATATTTTTAGGTCTATACTTAACTGGTGCATTATCATGGGAATAATTCTCACTTTGAACTATAGCAATTTTGCTCAGGAAATCagtatttttcttccaaatatgTGCATATTGCACTGTTAGATTATAGAAATGAATGCCTTATTTAAGTAATTTTATGTATGCAGAAGCTATAAACTTTTGTATGATGTATTTTATATCATTGTAAAATGTAATAGAACATTATGTTGGCATATACGTCTGtaaaaaatagctttaaaactttttcctcctttgtttctcgtattttaaaatattttcaaatcataATAAAAGTCTCTATTTTATTATTCAATCTGGAATGTAACTTGAATTTAACTGAATAAGGCAAATCTCCTCGATTCTACTTTCAAACTGTTCTGATATTATACTGTTGCCAAGGTTTACAAATTCAATTTCCTACTTGTTACATTGAGACAAAATTCAGTCCATAATTTATAGGAAGCAAGTAAAATGACAAATTTTAGATTGCTTTTGGAGCCTCTTCTGCAGCAAAGATTTAGTGAATATGGTCTCCAAATTACCTACAAAAGCTCTGGATCTGTCACATGAAATACTTTGTTTGTGCACTTTATTGTAACAAAAACTTATCCTTCAagagtattattattttacaaattacAAGCAgaaagaactaaaaaagttagtgagaacttTTATTTTACAGGAAATTGTATTTATtccatgtctttctttttccatatGTAAAAGCATGTTCATCTTAAGGTTGTGTTTACAGCCTTTCTTAAGTAAATTTTTACCACAGAGACTAAGAACCTTATGAAAAAAACGCATTGACATTGTGTACTTGAAGGGAAAGATCAACAAGAAACCTCCAAATGTTTTAGTATTTTCTGATAATTTTAGTCCAAGAAACCAACAATCATACATATTGTCTACCTATTATCTTAGTTTGTTACTCTAAATGTTTTTCCTAGTCATATACTCAAGTTTTATTTTGTCTGTGGTggtgttttaagaaaatatttgatagaGGAATCCTTGCTCAGTAAATAGTTACTTAAACCAGTTTTTCtaccaaataaaaattaaaagtcgACAGGAACAGGTCacgcctataattgtagctactcagaaagctgagaaaagttcatgaaaaagCCCGTGagacatctcaaattaaccagaaactggaagtagacatattcctcaagaggtagagtgctaacctcaagCAAAACATTTAGACACCCTGATAAAACACATGTTCAATATAAAAATACCAATATTAAACAAAGACACATTTATTTTGTAAGAATTTAATGTGTAACCAAATATAGAATAACAATATAACATTCAGTTTTGGTTGTTACAAAGACACTTCAAAGAATTCTTTTTAAACGATAATAAGCTATTTATGCAAAGTGGTGTTTGACATTCTATTGATTAACTTCACAGTTTCAGATCTTAAACCCTCAAACCAAGGTATTGTGGTAATCTGAAAATCCTCACAATTAGTGGACTTTAAAGTTGTGACATCTTTAagctgagtgcctgtggctcttgcgtgtaatcctagctgcttgggaggctgagatcagaggactgcagtttaaagacaacccagg is from Perognathus longimembris pacificus isolate PPM17 chromosome 22, ASM2315922v1, whole genome shotgun sequence and encodes:
- the Lysmd3 gene encoding lysM and putative peptidoglycan-binding domain-containing protein 3, whose product is MAGRHQNRISLPAVQSSAQGHAFGNCIDSDMLEEDAEVYELRSRGKEKVRRSTSRDRLDDIIVLTKDIQEGDTLNAIALQYCCTVADIKRINNLISDQDFFALRSIKIPVKKFSSLTETLYTPKGRQASRPYVQYAPEPQEILPADSLSSSESAGSFLKEVDRDIEQLVKCTDTKKENLNEVVSALTAQQVRFERDNKTTQPKDPYYGADWGIGWWTAVVIMLIVGIITPVFYLLYYEILAKADVSHHSTVDSSHLHSGITPPSQHREMENVISPTKGVHIGQQEDQILYSQDSHSPVLNTKHST